The DNA region GTGGCCCAGGCCTTGCGGATCGACGTCACCGTGCTGACGGGACAGCCCTACGTGACCGAACTGCAGCAGGACCGCCTCGCCGAACTCGTGCGTCCCATCCGGGAAGCGCTCGACCTGTACGACCTGGGGGCCGACGACGCCATCCCGGACCAGCCAGCAGAGCACCTGATCGCGAGCGCTGAAGAACTCTGCGCCCAGGTCAGGGCCACGCATCTGCGGAACGCGGCCCGCCTGCTGCCCGCCACCATCGCGGAACTCACCACCGCGGCCTGGCGGGCACAGTCGACGGAGCTGTGGCAGGCCCTTGCCTCGACGTACCGCACCGCACACGACATCTCGGTGAAGCTCGGCTACTACGACCTCAGCTCAGTCGCCCTGGACCGTATGGACTGGGCAGCCCATCGCGCCTCCGACCCCTGTCTGGCTGCCATCCGGCAGTACATGCGCGCCCTGGTCTATTTCCGGGAGGGTGAGTACACAATCGGGCAGCGCCTCGTCGCCGCCGGCCACAGCATCGTCGGTGCAGCCGAGCAGACCCGGGAGGCAGTGGCCGTCACCGGGCAACTCCACCTCGGAGCGTCCGTCATCGCCGCCCGCGCCGACCAGCAGACCATGGTCGACACCCACATCGCCGAAGCCCGCGACTGTGCAGAGCGGACCGGGGATGCCTCCGAAGTCCACTGGCTCAGCTTCGGCCCGACGAACGTCGCGCTCCACAAGATGTCGGCTGCGGTCGAGATGCGCCAGTACGACGAAGCCCTCACCCAGGCCCGGCAGATCACCCTGCCGATGGCCCTGGCCACGTCCCGGCGGGCACATTTCCTCATCGACAAGGCGCGCTCAGAAATGGAGACCGGCCGGACCGAGGCCGCACTGAGCAGCATCGTCGACGCCCGGCACGCCGCTCCGGAGCAGACCCGGTACCACCCGGGAGCCCGCGAGACCATCAAGGGCCTGGTGCACATCTCGCGCCGCACCCCGGACACCCTCGGACACATGGCCGCCTGGATCGGCCTGTAGTCGCGCTCACGGCCTGACCTGCCAACGCTCACGAATCTGTGAGCGTTGCGCCCCTTCGCGCCCGTCACGCTGGTCTCGTACCTGATCAACGACGAGCCGGGGACGCCATGACCGTGAGGGACTTACCGCCAGTCAGTGACCTGACGGAGCAGCAGCAGCGCGGATGGTCCTGCGTCTGGTGCAGGACAGCGCTCACTGTCGGCGCCGACACCGACCTTGGCGAGCAGCGGGCCCGCCCCGAGGGGGGTGCCGCCTACAGCTGGTTCCCGCGGGCCTGCTCGGACGCCGCGGCCTGCGCATGCCGCGAACAGGGGCAGGCGCTATGACGGCCATGGCCGATCGGCGGGCGTCCTGGCCGCTGCCCGATCCTGGGAGGCTGACGTGGGCGCAGGCGCAGGGCCGCGCCTGCATCTGGTGCAAGCAACCCCTGACCGCTGGCGCGATCAGCGTCGGCATCATCCGCGATCAGCAGGGCGCGCATGTCCTGGACGCTGAGGTATGGGCCGGGCCCTGCTGCCAGTAGAGCGGCTGCTATTCGTCGAGGAGTTCGGCGACGGTGGTGTCGAGAGCTGCGGCGATGCGCCAGAGGTGGCTGATTCGCGCGTCGTTCTGGCCGCCCTCAACGCGCTGGACGGTGTCGCGGGAGACCCCAACCAAGTGGGCGAGCTGCTCCTGGGTGAGGTTCTGGTGCATGCGCCGGTCGCGGATGTGTTCGCCGAGGGTGCGGCGGTGATCGAGGATCCAGGGCGGCAGGTCGGCAGACACTCGACAAACGCTCTGACCTGCAAGATCATAAGTCAGCAGCTATTTTCCGGCATTTTTCGATCATGATTGATCGAGAGATTCGCCAGAGA from Streptomyces sp. NBC_01591 includes:
- a CDS encoding helix-turn-helix domain-containing protein encodes the protein MPRLDDDHTGARIKEQRKLARLTQRQLAARIPYSYSLLNQVECGAKPANLDFVAAVAQALRIDVTVLTGQPYVTELQQDRLAELVRPIREALDLYDLGADDAIPDQPAEHLIASAEELCAQVRATHLRNAARLLPATIAELTTAAWRAQSTELWQALASTYRTAHDISVKLGYYDLSSVALDRMDWAAHRASDPCLAAIRQYMRALVYFREGEYTIGQRLVAAGHSIVGAAEQTREAVAVTGQLHLGASVIAARADQQTMVDTHIAEARDCAERTGDASEVHWLSFGPTNVALHKMSAAVEMRQYDEALTQARQITLPMALATSRRAHFLIDKARSEMETGRTEAALSSIVDARHAAPEQTRYHPGARETIKGLVHISRRTPDTLGHMAAWIGL
- a CDS encoding helix-turn-helix domain-containing protein, translated to MSADLPPWILDHRRTLGEHIRDRRMHQNLTQEQLAHLVGVSRDTVQRVEGGQNDARISHLWRIAAALDTTVAELLDE